A single genomic interval of Vulpes vulpes isolate BD-2025 chromosome 3, VulVul3, whole genome shotgun sequence harbors:
- the FBRS gene encoding probable fibrosin-1 encodes METAAAAAPGPGWAAEGERRRRRCSRRDRDREQRRRRGPGGDAPRALLAAPRGSSSSSSPPPPARPWSSASSGERPGGPRRRRPRPRPRPPRPRARKRPAGSGSRGEEEEEEEEGGADDGEAEEEPEEEEEEEEDLIDGFAIASFASLEALQKDASLQPPERLEHRLKHSGKRKRGGSSGATGEPGDSSDREPGRPSGDRARKWPNKRRRKEASSRHSLEAGYICDAESDLDERVSDDDLDPSFTVSTSKASGPHGAFNGNCEAKLSVVPKVSGLERSQEQPPGPDPLLVPFPPKEPPPPPAPRPPVSPPAPLPAAPSLPPPPQPQLQLRVSPFGLRTSPYGSSLDLSTGSSSRPPPKAPAPPVAQPPPSSSSSSSSSSSASSSSAQLTHRPPTPSLPLPLSTHSFPPPGLRPPPPPHHPSLFSPGPTLPPPPPLLQVPGHPGASAANALSEQDLIGQDLNSRYLNAQGGPEVVGAGGSARPLAFQFHQHNHQHQHTHQHTHQHFTPYPPGLLPPHGPHMFEKYPGKMEGLFRHNPYTAFPPAVPGLPPGLPPAVSFGSLQGAFQPKSTNPELPPRLGPVPSGLPQKGTQIPDHFRPPLRKPGKWCAMHVRVAYMILRHQEKMKGDSHKLDFRNDLLPCLPGPYGALPPGQELSHPAASLFTATGAVHAAANPFTAAPGAHGPFLSPSTHIDPFGRPTSFASLAALSNGAFGGLGSPTFNSGAVFAQKESPGAPPAFASPPDPWGRLHRSPLAFPAWVRPPEAARTPGSDKERPVERREPSITKEEKDRDLPFSRPQLRVSPATPKARAGEEGARPAKESVRVKEERKEEAAAAAAAAAAAAAAAAAAAATTGPQGLHLLFERPRPPPFLGPSPPERCAGFLEPTWLAGPPRLARPPRFYEAGEELTGPGAVAAARLYGLEPAHPLLYSRLAPPPPPTAAPGTPHLLSKTPPGALLGAPPPLVPAPRPSSPPRAPGPARADR; translated from the exons ATGGAGACGGCAGCGGCCGCGGCTCCCGGCCCGGGCTGGGCCGCCGagggggagcggcggcggcggcgctgctCGCGCCGAGACCGAGACCGGGAGCAGCGGCGCCGCCGAGGTCCCGGCGGCGACGCGCCCCGGGCTCTGCTGGCTGCCCCGCGCGGCTCCTCGTCCTCCTCGTCGCCGCCACCGCCCGCCAGGCCTTGGTCGTCAGCTTCGTCCGGAGAGCGGCCCGGAGGCCCGAGACGACGGCGGCCCCGTCCCAGGCCTCGGCCCCCGCGACCCCGAGCTCGGAAGCGGCCTGCCGGCTCGGGCAGCcgcggggaggaagaggaggaggaggaggaggggggcgcCGACGACGGGGAGGCCGAGGAGGagcctgaggaggaggaagaagaggaagaggacttAATCGATGGCTTCGCCATCGCCAGCTTCGCCAGCCTTGAGGCCTTGCAG aAGGATGCATCTCTTCAGCCCCCAGAGCGACTGGAACATCGACTGAAGCATTCTGGGAAGCGGAAGAGGGGGGGTTCCAGTGGGGCCACTGGGGAGCCAGGGGACAGCTCTGATCGGGAGCCTGGCCGGCCCTCTGGGGATCGGGCCCGAAAATGGCCCAATAAGCGGAGAAGGAAAGAG GCCTCCTCCCGTCATTCTCTGGAAGCTGgatacata tgTGATGCAGAAAGCGATCTGGATGAGAGG GTCTCCGATGATGACCTCGACCCATCCTTTACTGTCTCAACCAGCAAAG CCTCGGGCCCCCACGGCGCCTTCAATGGGAACTGTGAAGCAAAACTCTCCGTAGTCCCTAAAGTGTCGGGCCTGGAGCGGAGCCAGGAACAGCCCCCAGGGCCCGACCCGCTGCTAGTGCCTTTCCCCCCAAAGGAACCACCGCCTCCACCGGCCCCTCGGCCTCCCGTCTCACCCCCTGCACCCTTGCCGGCCGCCCCCAgtctgccacccccaccccagccccagctgcagCTTCGGGTCTCGCCCTTTGGCCTCCGCACTTCTCCCTATGGCAGCAGCCTGGACCTCAGCACTGGCAG CTCTTCACGGCCGCCCCCCaaggccccggcccctcccgtgGCTCAGCCTCCCCCCTCATCATCCTCTtcgtcctcttcctcctcatctgcCTCCTCCTCGTCCGCGCAGCTCACCCACCGGCCCCCGACGCCCTCACTGCCCCTGCCTTTGTCCACCCACAGCTTTCCCCCCCCTGGGCTGCggccccccccaccaccccaccacccctccttgttctcccctggccccaccctgcccccacccccacccctgctgcaggTGCCAGGGCACCCTGGGGCCTCAGCTGCTAACGCCCTTTCTG agCAGGACCTGATCGGCCAGGACCTGAACTCTCGCTACCTGAATGCCCAGGGTGGTCCcgaggtggtgggggcagggggctcggCCCGGCCCCTGGCCTTCCAGTTCCACCAGCAcaaccaccagcaccagcacaccCACCAGCACACCCACCAGCACTTCACCCCTTATCCCCCGGGCCTGCTGCCACCCCACGGCCCCCACATG tTTGAGAAATATCCAGGAAAGATGGAAGGCCTTTTCCGGCataat CCGTACACGGCCTTCCCTCCCGCAGTGCCCGGCCTCCCTCCGGGCCTCCCGCCGGCTGTCTCctttggctccctgcagggggccttcCAGCCCAAG AGCACGAACCCCGAGCTGCCACCACGACTGGGGCCAGTGCCGAGCGGGCTTCCCCAAAAGGGGACACAG ATCCCCGACCATTTCCGGCCACCTTTGAGG AAACCAGGGAAGTGGTGTGCCATGCACGTGCGCGTGGCTTACATGATCCTGAGACACCAGGAAAAGATGAAG GGCGACTCCCACAAGCTTGACTTTCGGAACGACCTCCTGCCCTGCCTTCCGGGGCCCTATGGGGCCCTGCCCCCTGGGCAGGAGCTCTCCCACCCGGCCGCCTCCCTCTTCACTGCGACTG GTGCCGTCCACGCTGCAGCCAACCCTTTCACGGCAGCTCCCGGGGCCCACGGACCCTTTCTGAGCCCCAGCACCCACATTG ATCCCTTTGGGCGTCCCACAAGCTTCGCCTCCTTGGCTGCCCTCTCCAACGGGGCCTTTGGAGGCCTGGGCAGCCCTACATTCA ACTCCGGCGCCGTCTTTGCCCAGAAAGAAAGCCCAGGGGCCCCACCAGCCTTCGCCTCCCCCCCAGACCCATGGGGCCGCCTGCACCGCAGTCCTCTGGCCTTTCCTGCCTGGGTCCGGCCCCCTGAGGCCGCCCGGACACCAGGCTCAGACAAGGAGCGGCCTGTGGAGCGGAGGGAGCCCTCTATCACCAAGGAGGAGAAAGACAG ggaCCTTCCCTTCTCACGGCCCCAGCTCCGAGTTTCTCCCGCTACTCCCAAGGCCCGGGCTGGCGAGGAAGGGGCCAGGCCTGCCAAGGAATCCGTGCGGGTAAAGGAAGAGCGGAAGGaggaggccgccgccgccgccgctgccgccgctgctgccgctgccgccgccgctgccgctgctgccACCACTGGGCCTCAGGGCCTTCACCTGCTGTTTGAGAGGCCCCGGCCACCCCCTTTTCTGGGCCCTAGTCCCCCAGAGCGCTGCGCGGGCTTTCTGGAGCCAACCTGGTTGGCAGGGCCCCCTCGCCTTGCCAGGCCACCCCGCTTCTATGAGGCTGGCGAGGAGCTGACTGGACCGGGGGCCGTGGCAGCCGCCCGCCTCTATGGTCTGGAGCCGGCCCACCCCCTGCTATACAGCCGCTTGGCACCGCCTCCGCCGCCTACTGCGGCCCCGGGAACCCCTCACCTTCTCAGCAAGACCCCCCCAGGAGCCCTTTTGGGGGCCCCACCTCCACTTGTGCCCGCCCCCAGGCCTAGTTCCCCACCTCGGGCCCCTGGTCCAGCCCGGGCTGACaggtga